The following proteins come from a genomic window of Corynebacterium sp. P4-C1:
- a CDS encoding DEAD/DEAH box helicase: MSTLIPVHASEHVLGGVSEYLATAFSLANPETSNALKAFLEDTERGMFHGPYVRVRLPYARAIGWDGILDWMPSWFTPYHHQAEAFRRLRSRDEHGERRPDPTLVITGTGSGKTESFLYPVLDHAARARAEGHTGVKALLLYPMNALANDQADRLAKLITDEPALAGVTAGIFTGEATGNVKKVTAHSLITDRDEMRLNPPDILLTNYKMLDQLLLRPEDREIWRKSATSLQYLVLDEFHTYDGAQGTDVALLLRRLGLMVKEHQPAGFVGEYASNPLGRVTPVATSATLGGDDDRAKVLEFAGTIFGEAFTPDALVSEKTLTYDEWTEEIAQTFGRGAAVLPPDIDELRGIVDAVANDTSGRDHADVVLDIFRTQLWGLDAGADLDATIAAYAVHPITKALLDGDGKAKPLIEHEGEEAKTLPSAMFDPIVLRSLGEDTAREFVTHMLTAVAHVRALAGEEYGFGGKRLPGVETHLWVREVSRIERAVTPTEDGQVFRFGDDGQLGADDAAVWLPAIYCRECGRAGWMTALEPGTDAVVLDGGAIRKASVDKPELPRPLIDATNEYRRAVADGAELSAFDDEDGKRALMWFHTSTRTLSTTEPSEEAGAEGSSVPVLTYSGLGAEDYARDQVCPNCGEPDAVRYIGSRVATLFSVGLSNLFGMPSLAQEEKKTLVFADSVQDAAHRAGFVQSRARAFGIRTLMRAVAGTEEVSVAQMPLRILERADAAEDPLRARFELLPPEIADAPTFIPFWSKDADENARREAATAVLQRLELDAALEFGQRAHLPRSLVSTGVLAPSVAVDDAVLVEAAREALKSIDAGLFDVVDADAEEVQLRWMRGLLEQVRDRGGVYTPMFDSYLQDDANSWRLHNRYAKARGMRRFPKGGAPEFPRSGPALDDKDRGVTPLGSPRGRYARWTSKVLGMSTHDAALVLTNVFRELARRDVVMAVSTDTGATMYAIAPQHVAVRREEEPALLQCEVCNATLGADEHARDLLDGVPCPTPGCPGTLGVERIAANYYSQLYSSTTPRAIVAREHTGLIPKEERLALERAFRGGGDTNEPSAPNVLVATPTLEMGIDIGDLSTVMLASLPKSVSSYVQRVGRAGRLTGNSLVLAFVQGRGTTLPKLNQPLSVIAGNVVPPAAFLSATEILRRQATAYLVDTLDFNAHGLHAQRASDVFSFHKASLLDVLADEIGQGVEARVEAFGATIAGFVDEATVDGVREWVCGQGPDSLTGEMQRTRTLWDGEVKEFTARRDTLQERLLELEAKVDPNAGTENADPDLEREKRSTKAAYKRISRDLNSILLNEHWISAMERYGLLPNFTLLDDAVELAVVVSQLDPSTMQFNPETFELSRGVSSALTELAPGNTFYARGIAAKVDAVELGMNGADIEQWRLCPACSYGEQVDASTHSGACPECGTSAFADKGQIVDTVRMRRVSAEVDKARALIDDSRDSRHELRYHTALSFSVPEGGRGARWFLSQGFGAEYLRYVNLSWFNLGRGPSAKKVFADKEIDAPLFTVCNYCGHLDSQNGENSKWDHRPWCPKRTAREEESVTVALNRTLQTQGVLLHVPVQLTAGDNSTIPSLTAAIRLGFKEVLGGDPDHLGVVTVRVPDQKGDTVEALLMHDNVPGGTGYLSQFASPEDVHRLLEQAFIRVKGCSCASDERLACPDCLLPYTHWTQIEVTSRAAAERALRSILADQDHPAPELDPLTVSWEAQTEAPEHDNGSHLEVKFREVLRKTLEDRGATVKDVPNAGQVEWQISFTNGESWKMREQVNKGYTTPDFVFTHRTNPGVRPVAVYTDGAAFHISEAHYRFPDDMAKRNRLHFEESWLPWSVTDADIEWFKAEQDRVAELPLWARVNRHPKFEEFGTNGWSFLSSSPVTQLLVYLANPVTSMYEMSAKALWLLLKSKLHPEKTPNGPRLTFNKQIHVGGSVTGGQFHAKRFYVDASTAGSVTEGNWRDFLRFANILWLADSAVTIATSEFDEAPAAQTTPEVPADASITADSAELPAVWTDAIEEFEDESSVVAALRLLARAGAETTEEIGEEVGSLPTAVAWPDRKIALLIDRDDSYTNAENRLRQDGWTLLYPDTLDEQTIPAALLGKE; the protein is encoded by the coding sequence ATGTCTACCCTCATCCCCGTCCACGCATCCGAGCACGTCCTAGGGGGTGTGTCTGAATATCTGGCAACGGCGTTCTCGCTGGCTAATCCGGAGACATCCAATGCGCTGAAGGCGTTCCTTGAAGACACGGAACGCGGCATGTTCCACGGGCCGTATGTGCGGGTGCGGCTCCCCTACGCCCGCGCGATCGGGTGGGACGGGATTCTGGACTGGATGCCGTCGTGGTTCACGCCGTACCACCACCAGGCGGAGGCGTTCCGTAGGCTGCGCAGCCGGGATGAGCATGGGGAGCGCCGCCCGGATCCCACCCTGGTGATCACGGGTACAGGCTCGGGTAAGACGGAGTCCTTCCTGTACCCGGTGTTGGACCACGCGGCGCGTGCCCGGGCGGAGGGGCACACAGGTGTGAAGGCGCTGCTGCTGTACCCGATGAACGCGCTAGCGAATGACCAGGCTGATCGGTTGGCCAAACTGATTACTGATGAGCCGGCGCTGGCGGGGGTCACGGCCGGTATCTTCACCGGTGAGGCCACGGGGAACGTGAAGAAGGTGACAGCGCATTCGCTGATTACTGATCGTGACGAGATGCGCCTGAACCCGCCGGACATCTTGCTCACCAACTACAAGATGTTGGACCAGTTGCTGCTGCGCCCCGAAGACCGGGAGATCTGGCGCAAGTCCGCGACGTCGCTGCAGTACTTGGTGTTGGATGAGTTCCACACCTACGACGGTGCGCAGGGAACCGACGTTGCGCTCCTGCTGCGCCGTCTCGGGTTGATGGTGAAGGAGCACCAGCCGGCGGGCTTCGTGGGCGAGTACGCGTCGAACCCGTTGGGGCGGGTCACGCCGGTGGCCACCTCGGCAACGCTCGGCGGCGACGATGACCGCGCCAAGGTGCTGGAGTTCGCGGGCACCATCTTCGGGGAGGCGTTCACGCCGGATGCGTTGGTGAGCGAAAAGACGCTCACCTACGACGAGTGGACCGAGGAGATCGCGCAGACCTTCGGGCGTGGCGCCGCTGTCCTGCCGCCGGACATCGATGAGCTGCGCGGGATTGTGGACGCGGTCGCGAACGATACCTCCGGGCGCGACCATGCGGACGTGGTGCTGGACATCTTCCGCACGCAGCTATGGGGGCTGGACGCGGGTGCGGACCTCGATGCGACGATCGCGGCGTACGCGGTGCACCCGATCACCAAGGCGCTGCTGGATGGGGATGGCAAAGCTAAGCCACTCATTGAGCACGAGGGCGAAGAGGCGAAGACACTGCCTTCCGCGATGTTCGACCCGATTGTGCTGCGCAGTTTGGGCGAGGACACGGCGCGGGAGTTCGTGACGCACATGCTCACCGCCGTGGCGCACGTGCGCGCGCTCGCAGGCGAGGAGTACGGCTTCGGCGGCAAGCGCCTGCCCGGTGTGGAGACGCACCTGTGGGTGCGTGAAGTCTCCCGTATCGAGCGCGCTGTCACGCCGACGGAAGACGGTCAGGTGTTCCGCTTCGGGGACGATGGACAACTCGGTGCCGACGATGCCGCGGTGTGGCTGCCCGCGATCTACTGCCGTGAGTGCGGTCGCGCCGGGTGGATGACGGCGCTTGAGCCCGGCACCGATGCGGTGGTCTTGGATGGTGGGGCGATCAGGAAGGCGAGTGTCGATAAGCCTGAGCTCCCGCGTCCGCTCATTGATGCCACGAACGAGTACCGCCGCGCGGTCGCCGACGGAGCGGAGCTGAGCGCGTTCGATGATGAGGACGGCAAGCGCGCGCTGATGTGGTTCCACACGTCCACGCGCACGCTGAGCACCACCGAGCCGAGCGAGGAAGCGGGTGCGGAGGGCAGCTCCGTTCCCGTGCTCACATACTCGGGCCTGGGCGCGGAGGACTACGCGCGCGACCAGGTGTGCCCGAACTGCGGGGAGCCGGACGCGGTGCGCTACATCGGCTCGCGCGTGGCCACGCTGTTCTCAGTGGGGCTGTCGAACCTCTTCGGCATGCCCTCGCTTGCCCAGGAGGAGAAGAAGACGCTGGTGTTCGCGGACTCGGTGCAGGACGCAGCGCACCGGGCGGGCTTTGTGCAGTCGCGGGCGCGGGCGTTTGGGATTCGTACGTTGATGCGGGCGGTCGCAGGCACTGAGGAAGTGTCGGTGGCGCAGATGCCGCTACGGATCCTCGAGCGCGCTGATGCCGCAGAGGACCCGCTGCGCGCCCGTTTTGAGCTCTTGCCGCCGGAGATCGCGGATGCGCCCACGTTCATCCCGTTCTGGTCCAAGGACGCGGACGAGAACGCCCGGCGCGAGGCCGCGACTGCGGTGCTGCAACGGTTGGAGCTGGACGCCGCACTGGAGTTCGGGCAGCGCGCGCATCTGCCGCGCTCGCTGGTGTCCACGGGTGTGCTCGCGCCGTCGGTGGCGGTGGATGATGCGGTGTTGGTGGAGGCTGCACGGGAGGCGCTGAAGAGCATTGACGCTGGGCTTTTCGATGTCGTCGATGCGGATGCCGAAGAGGTGCAGCTGCGGTGGATGCGCGGACTGTTGGAGCAGGTGCGCGACCGCGGCGGCGTGTACACGCCGATGTTCGATAGTTACTTGCAGGATGACGCGAACTCGTGGCGCCTGCACAACCGATACGCCAAGGCGCGCGGCATGCGGCGCTTTCCCAAGGGCGGTGCGCCGGAGTTCCCGCGCTCCGGCCCGGCGTTGGACGACAAGGACCGCGGTGTCACCCCGCTGGGTAGCCCGCGTGGGCGCTATGCGCGATGGACGTCGAAGGTGCTGGGGATGTCCACGCACGATGCGGCGCTGGTGCTCACCAACGTTTTCCGCGAGTTGGCTCGGCGCGATGTGGTCATGGCCGTATCCACCGACACCGGTGCCACCATGTACGCCATTGCGCCGCAGCACGTGGCGGTGCGGCGTGAAGAGGAACCGGCGCTGTTGCAGTGTGAGGTGTGCAATGCGACGTTGGGCGCGGATGAGCATGCCCGCGATTTGCTTGATGGTGTGCCGTGCCCTACGCCCGGATGCCCGGGAACGCTCGGCGTGGAGCGGATTGCCGCGAACTACTATTCGCAGCTGTACTCCTCGACCACCCCGCGTGCGATTGTGGCGCGGGAGCACACGGGGTTGATTCCCAAGGAGGAGCGCCTGGCGCTTGAGCGCGCGTTTCGCGGCGGTGGGGACACGAACGAACCCAGCGCGCCGAACGTGCTGGTGGCCACGCCGACGTTGGAGATGGGTATTGATATCGGGGACCTCTCCACCGTCATGCTCGCCTCCCTGCCCAAGTCCGTGTCCTCGTACGTGCAGCGCGTTGGGCGCGCTGGGCGTCTCACCGGCAACTCGCTCGTACTCGCGTTCGTGCAGGGTCGCGGTACCACGCTGCCGAAGCTGAACCAGCCGTTGTCCGTCATCGCGGGCAATGTGGTGCCGCCGGCGGCGTTCCTCTCCGCCACAGAGATCCTGCGCCGCCAAGCCACCGCGTACCTGGTGGACACGCTCGATTTCAACGCGCATGGGTTGCATGCGCAGAGGGCGAGCGATGTGTTCAGCTTCCACAAGGCGTCGCTACTCGATGTCCTGGCGGACGAGATCGGCCAGGGCGTTGAGGCGCGCGTTGAGGCGTTCGGTGCAACTATTGCCGGGTTCGTGGACGAGGCCACTGTGGACGGTGTGCGCGAGTGGGTGTGCGGACAGGGGCCCGATTCGCTCACCGGGGAGATGCAGCGCACCCGCACGCTGTGGGATGGCGAGGTGAAAGAGTTCACTGCGCGCCGGGACACACTGCAGGAGCGGTTGCTCGAACTCGAGGCAAAGGTGGACCCGAACGCGGGTACTGAGAACGCTGACCCGGATTTGGAGCGCGAGAAACGCAGCACCAAGGCGGCCTACAAGCGGATCTCGCGGGATCTCAACTCGATTCTGCTCAATGAGCACTGGATTTCCGCCATGGAGCGCTACGGCCTTCTGCCTAACTTCACGCTGCTGGACGATGCGGTGGAGCTCGCCGTCGTCGTGTCCCAGCTCGACCCCTCCACGATGCAGTTCAACCCGGAGACCTTCGAGCTCTCGCGCGGTGTGTCCTCGGCACTTACAGAACTCGCGCCGGGCAACACCTTCTACGCCCGCGGCATCGCCGCCAAGGTGGACGCGGTTGAGCTTGGCATGAACGGCGCCGATATCGAGCAGTGGCGGTTGTGCCCAGCCTGCTCTTACGGCGAGCAGGTCGATGCTTCGACTCACTCTGGGGCGTGCCCCGAGTGCGGGACCAGCGCCTTTGCCGATAAGGGGCAGATTGTGGACACCGTGCGGATGCGCCGCGTTTCCGCAGAGGTGGACAAAGCACGCGCGCTTATCGACGACTCCCGCGACTCCCGCCACGAACTGCGCTATCACACCGCCTTGAGCTTCTCCGTGCCTGAGGGCGGGCGCGGTGCCCGCTGGTTCCTCTCCCAGGGCTTCGGAGCGGAGTACCTGCGGTACGTGAACCTGAGCTGGTTCAACCTAGGCCGAGGTCCATCGGCGAAGAAGGTGTTTGCGGATAAAGAAATCGACGCACCGCTGTTCACCGTGTGCAACTACTGCGGACACCTCGATTCACAAAATGGCGAGAACTCGAAGTGGGATCACCGCCCGTGGTGCCCGAAGCGCACAGCGCGGGAGGAAGAATCGGTGACGGTGGCGCTGAACCGCACTCTGCAAACCCAGGGTGTGCTGCTGCACGTGCCGGTGCAGTTGACCGCCGGCGACAACTCGACCATTCCCAGCCTCACCGCTGCTATTCGGTTGGGTTTCAAGGAGGTGCTCGGCGGAGATCCGGATCACCTCGGCGTGGTCACGGTGCGAGTGCCGGATCAAAAAGGGGACACAGTCGAGGCGTTGTTGATGCACGACAACGTGCCCGGTGGAACGGGATACCTCTCGCAGTTCGCTTCCCCCGAAGATGTGCATCGCCTGCTCGAGCAGGCCTTCATCCGGGTCAAGGGATGCTCCTGCGCAAGCGATGAACGCCTCGCCTGCCCGGACTGCCTCTTGCCCTACACTCACTGGACCCAGATAGAGGTCACTTCCCGGGCAGCAGCTGAACGTGCCTTGCGCTCCATCCTCGCCGACCAAGATCACCCGGCGCCCGAACTCGACCCCTTGACGGTTTCATGGGAAGCGCAGACTGAGGCACCAGAGCACGATAACGGCTCCCACCTCGAAGTGAAGTTCCGCGAAGTGCTGCGCAAAACGCTGGAAGACCGAGGAGCGACGGTCAAGGACGTGCCGAATGCTGGCCAAGTCGAGTGGCAAATCAGTTTCACCAACGGCGAATCGTGGAAGATGCGCGAGCAGGTGAACAAGGGCTACACCACACCTGACTTCGTATTCACACATCGCACGAATCCTGGAGTTCGTCCAGTTGCTGTGTACACCGATGGTGCAGCGTTCCATATCAGCGAGGCGCACTATCGCTTCCCGGATGACATGGCGAAGCGTAACCGCCTTCACTTCGAAGAATCCTGGCTGCCGTGGAGCGTCACCGATGCAGATATCGAGTGGTTCAAAGCTGAGCAAGATCGGGTAGCGGAGCTGCCATTGTGGGCGCGCGTGAATAGGCATCCGAAGTTCGAAGAATTTGGAACGAACGGATGGAGCTTCCTCAGCTCCTCGCCGGTGACACAGCTATTGGTCTATTTGGCCAACCCGGTGACGAGCATGTACGAGATGTCGGCGAAGGCGCTCTGGCTGCTTCTCAAATCCAAGCTGCACCCGGAGAAAACCCCCAATGGGCCACGGCTCACGTTCAACAAACAAATCCACGTCGGCGGTTCCGTCACTGGAGGGCAGTTCCACGCGAAGCGGTTCTACGTCGATGCATCAACGGCTGGTTCCGTCACCGAGGGCAATTGGCGGGACTTCCTGCGCTTCGCCAATATTCTGTGGCTAGCGGATTCCGCGGTCACCATTGCCACCTCCGAATTCGATGAGGCCCCGGCAGCTCAAACCACGCCGGAAGTTCCGGCAGACGCGTCCATTACCGCGGACAGCGCTGAACTTCCTGCTGTATGGACGGATGCCATTGAGGAATTCGAAGACGAATCTTCCGTCGTAGCGGCACTTCGACTGCTCGCACGTGCGGGAGCAGAAACCACCGAGGAGATCGGCGAAGAGGTGGGCAGCCTACCCACCGCAGTAGCCTGGCCCGACCGAAAGATTGCGCTGCTGATCGACCGCGACGATTCCTACACCAACGCCGAAAACAGATTGCGGCAAGACGGCTGGACGCTCCTGTACCCGGATACACTCGATGAGCAAACAATTCCGGCGGCGTTGTTGGGTAAGGAGTGA
- a CDS encoding NB-ARC domain-containing protein, translating to MEENANLRTADVFVPGMDPKYTYNPREDVGLEDALKEKVDDGGAIVVLTGPTKSGKTVLARRCFEDPIWIDGVQIDGIEKLWLRLAVATGVRVVDEVEKSRQVTNEVKGSLNAAIAAGEGGRSEGSVQSFHESLPISLENEVTNRIKENRFTLVIDDFHFVSKELQEQVVQALKPLVYLGLRVVVIAITHRWNDVSEAVDDMGARIEHVIIPRWTQGELEQIASAGCSILNVTMPTDIRQKLAAESFGSPHIMQKACRTLVRNVNKVEKTSPLEEELKAPSDWDEFFKSQVSMDAGKWVKRLLDGPKTKGTPRKLRMLNNGETTDTYGLVLAGIACSLPKLDLSMNELRNNIASITADGIPRADDISRVAGFINAIASTRIGEEQEVEFDEQSDEFLLSSSEPVVEVVGRDTPQAHIYVADPFFAYFLRWGDNVWNNGVRSETAELE from the coding sequence ATGGAAGAAAATGCAAATTTGCGTACCGCCGACGTATTTGTACCTGGCATGGATCCGAAGTACACCTACAATCCAAGAGAAGACGTGGGCTTGGAGGACGCTCTAAAAGAGAAAGTCGATGACGGCGGAGCAATAGTTGTCCTAACAGGGCCTACAAAGAGCGGCAAAACAGTTTTGGCGCGTCGCTGTTTTGAAGATCCAATTTGGATCGACGGCGTGCAAATTGACGGCATCGAAAAGCTGTGGTTGCGATTAGCTGTAGCGACCGGGGTTCGAGTGGTTGATGAGGTTGAAAAGTCTCGTCAAGTAACGAATGAAGTCAAGGGTAGCTTGAATGCGGCCATCGCTGCTGGAGAGGGGGGACGATCTGAAGGTTCCGTGCAGAGTTTCCACGAAAGCCTTCCGATCTCGCTGGAAAACGAGGTGACCAATAGGATTAAAGAAAATAGGTTCACTCTCGTAATTGACGATTTTCATTTCGTTTCTAAAGAGTTGCAAGAGCAGGTAGTTCAAGCGCTGAAACCATTGGTCTATCTAGGTCTCAGGGTTGTCGTTATTGCGATTACTCATCGTTGGAACGATGTATCTGAGGCCGTAGATGATATGGGGGCGAGAATTGAACACGTAATTATCCCTAGGTGGACCCAAGGGGAGCTGGAACAAATCGCTAGCGCTGGTTGCTCAATCTTGAATGTGACTATGCCGACCGATATCAGGCAGAAATTGGCAGCCGAAAGCTTTGGCAGCCCCCACATTATGCAAAAAGCGTGCCGCACGCTTGTTCGCAATGTCAACAAGGTTGAAAAGACCTCACCATTGGAGGAGGAACTTAAGGCTCCGTCGGATTGGGATGAATTTTTCAAGTCGCAGGTATCAATGGATGCAGGGAAATGGGTTAAACGGCTGCTTGATGGGCCCAAAACCAAGGGCACCCCGCGAAAGCTGCGGATGTTGAACAACGGTGAAACCACTGACACGTATGGATTGGTTCTTGCTGGGATTGCCTGTTCTCTTCCAAAACTCGATCTATCGATGAACGAATTGCGGAACAATATTGCCTCAATTACAGCCGACGGCATACCGCGGGCTGACGACATTTCGCGAGTCGCTGGTTTCATTAACGCGATTGCATCCACCAGAATTGGTGAGGAGCAGGAGGTAGAGTTCGATGAGCAATCTGATGAATTCCTCTTGTCGAGCAGTGAGCCCGTAGTGGAGGTCGTTGGACGCGATACTCCTCAGGCGCACATTTATGTCGCGGACCCGTTTTTTGCGTACTTCCTGCGTTGGGGAGACAATGTGTGGAACAACGGAGTGCGGAGTGAGACAGCGGAACTAGAATAA